The sequence TCGCTTTTTCGTTGGAGCGGCCACCGGTGGCGTATGGCGCACCACCGATGGAGGGGCGAACTATACGCCAGTCAGTGATAACCTACCCAATCCAGGAGTGAGTTCCCTTGTGGTGGACTACTCAAATGCCAATAGAATCTATCTCGCCACTGGCGACGCGGACGGTTCCGCTGTTTATAGCATTGGTGTGTGGAAATCGGACGACGGCGGCGGCACATGGGTTGCGACTGGGCTCACCTTTCCCGCCACGGGATTTACCAGAATTTATAAACTCATCCAACATCCGACAGCCCCGAATACTCTCTTTGCGGCAACCAGCGCCGGCCTCTATACGACCGCCAATGGCGGCACCACCTGGACCAATTCGCTAAGCGCTTACAAGCTCTATGACCTCGAATTTAAGCCGGGAACTCCGAGCGTGTTCTACGCCTGTGGCTCCGACGCCGGGGGCGGGAGGTTTCTCCGCTCTACGGACACGGGAGCCACCTGGAGTGTCATCGCCACTGGTCTGCCTGCCTCAACGGGTGTGGGGCGTTGCGCGATCGCACCTACGTCAGCAGCCCCCGGCACCATTTATTTCCTGAGTTCCGGGACTTCAAGCTATTATGGCCTATGGCGCTCGCAGGATTCCGGACTTTCCTTCTCTCAGATGTCAGGCAGCGGTGCTTCCAATGTGTTTTCCGGAGTGTCTTCATACAAATGCACCCTCACTGTCGCGCCCGATGCCGCCGATGAGGTGTATGTGGCGGGTACGACTCCTTTCAAGTCTGAGGATGGTGGTTCGACTTGGACTGAAATCCGCAATGATGCCGCTTTTGCGATGGTCTGCCATGTTGATTTTCATGCTATGGAATGGCGGGGCGCTGATCTCTATGTCGGTACGGATGGAGGGCTGCACAGAACTGCCAATCGAGGGATCAACTGGACCGATCTGAGCGCCCGGCTAGGCATTGCACAAATCTATGCTTTCGGTCAGACCGAAGCCACCGCAGCTCTCGTCTACACGGGACAGCAAGATGATGGGCTCAACCGCTGGAACGGTTCATCATGGGCGCATGTGCAGGTTGGCGACTGGGGGCGGAGTGTCATACATCCGTTTCAGGCGTCGATTGGATACGCCTTCGTTCAGTCCAGCCTGAGAAAGACCACCGATGGATGGAGTTCCAGTCAGGCCCTTACGATCACCTCGACTGAGTCCGGACCATTTGTGAATACCTCACTCGTCATGGATCCGCTTGTGCCTGAGACGCTCTATGCTGGCTTGCAGAATGTCTGGAAAACCACCGACGAAGGGGTCACCTGGAGCAAGGTCTCCACCTTCGGATCAGGTACGGTGTCCTCTCTTGCCGTGGCGTCTTCCAACCCGAAATATATTTACGCCAGCACCAGCACGGGTGACCTATGGGTCACACAAAACGGAGGTGTTAGCTGGACGAATACGCGTGCCCACGGACTCCCCTCCTCGGGAGGGCGTGCACTCAGACAAATCGCCATCAGCCCGGTTGACCCAAGCACAGCATACCTCTCAACCGACGGCTATGGCACAGGGCCGCGCATCTACCGCACCACCAGCGCTGGGGGAACCTGGTCTGATTATTCCGGCTCCCTGCCCGCAGTTCCCGTGCGCAGTGTCGCAGCAGCGGATGGTAACAAAGCAGGGGTCTATGCCGGCACCAGCCTCGGCGTCTATTACCGGAGTTCGTTACTTTCAGATTGGATTCCCTTCAACACAGGGATGCCAAACACCTTCATCTCCGATCTACAAATTCACAGGGGCTCCCAAAAACTACGAGCCGGGACGTATGGTCGCGGTCTTTGGGAGTCGTCGATAGTCGAAGTCCCGCCCATAGTCACAACGGGGAACGTGATGTCTTTCATTGCTGCCGCATCAGAGAACTGCGATAGCTTGGCGAGCGTGACGGCAAGCGTTTCTGACGGATACAGCGTGGTGGACACGACGATCTTCGACAGTGCAACTGCCTCCTTCCATCTCGCCCATGCTTCCTACGCCCCGCAGTCGATTGCGTTGAATGCCGAGTATGTGCCGACTGCCACCTCCAACCTGCAGTTTCGCAGCCGCCTCGGGTTGGCGACCCCAACCCAGATAATTCATGTTCAGGCATCGACTGATGGCGGCGTCTCATGGACGGACATTTATACGCAAAGCGGCAGCGGGACATCGGGTGAGAGTTCATTCAATACGCGAAACGTATCGCTGGCGGCCTATGAAGGATCGGTCATCAGGTTGCGTTTCACATACAGCGTATCCGGCAGCTACTATCCCCAAACCAGCAACGGGATCGGCTGGCATTTTGACTCTGTCAGTTTCACCGATACCTCTCAGATCACCGCAACCAACCCTTCTGCCACTGTCGTGAACGGTTCCGTCAATCCGAACGGAATGGCATCGACAGCATGGTTTGAATTTGGCACCACAAGATCTTATGACACACGGAGTGCCATACGGAATATAGGGAGTGCCGCCTCTGCCGCTCCGATCACGGAAACATTAACCGGTTTACTTCCTGACACGACCTACCATTACCGCGTTGTATCCGTTAATCCAGATGGCACCAGCCAAGGGCAGGACCGGACATTCGTCACGGGTGGCGCAACAGCCTTTTATGTGTGGGCAAGCGCTAATGGGGTATCTAACGATCCAAATGCAATCGGTGCCAATGGCATCAAGAACCTCCTCAACTTCGCTTTCGGAGTGGATCCGGTGAATGGCGATGGCGGCGGCCTGGAATACACCGGCACCTTTGCCGGAGGCGGGACGATCAAGGCTACCGGTCAACCTATAACGCTCTATGCGGGAGCCGACTTCCGCACCATCTTTGTCCGGCGCAAAGACTACAATGTGGCCGGACTGACTTACACCGTGCAGTTCAGCGCAAATTTGAGCATGTGGGAGGATGGTGGCGTGCCAACCGTGCTTGCAGATAACGGCATCTATGAAATCGTAAGCATTGGGTATCCGCCGCTCGTCGACGGTCTGCCACCCCACTTTTTCCGACTCAAGGTTAGCGTTACGCCGTGAGAAGGAGGGCTTGAATTTCTTTTGTAGCAAATACGTATCACCGCACACTTTGGCAATCCCAGCTGGGATCTGAGTGAGACTCTGCCGAGGGAACAAGGGGGATGACCTCGTGTCGGCGAATGGCGTCGGTGTCGGTCATGGGCAGAAATGATTTGGGTGGGGGTCGTGCTGCGGCAAGCCGGGTGCGAACAATGAGAGAAGCAGGACAGTGGTGCCTGCTTCCAGGTTCGCCAACGGAATTACGTCCCGCTCCGCGTCATAATGAATTGAAAGGAACCGTGGGTTTCTTCCCTCAACACCAACCCCAATACTGACACTATGAATCCAACACCACACACCAACCAAACCCTCCTCGAAGGCATCTGCCGACGCGGAGTCCTTGTCGCAACATCCGTCCGTTACTGGCGGGGTTGCAAGCGGCTCAATCCCGAAGACCTCGGCCTTGATCCCGCGCACGTTTCCGACCGGCTCATCCAGCTCGGTCACAAACGCCTGATCCCCCGTGATGCGCTCTCGGCCTTCGCCCTGATCGAGTCCCGGACAAACGCCTCCGTGGAGTCTTCGAGCTTTCCCTTCCTGGGAGGCATCGGACGCTTCGTGCCGAACCCCCGGCTCGGCGACCTCACCGACAAGCTCAACCAGCTCCGTGAGGAGTTCCGCGAGGCCACGCTCGACTTCGTCGCAGGTTACGCACCCCTGCGTGATGCCGCGATGGAGGAGTGGCGCGAAGCCGCCCAGCACCTCAACGGAAGTGCAGAGCGCCTGATCGCAACCATCGAGCAGTCGTTCCCGCCCGCCGGGGAGATCGCCAAGCGCTTCGCCTTCGAGACACGCTTGTTCCAGATTGCCGCCCCCGACCACATCCGCCTGGAAGTGGCCGACGGCATGGAGCGGCTTGAAGTCGCCGACGACCGCCGCCGCATTGCGGAGGAGGCATCGCGCCGCCTTCAGTCCGACCTCGACGGCTTCATCCGCGAGAGCGTCGCCTCGATGCGTGAGGAAACCGCCCGGCTCGCCGGAGAGGTTCTCGCCACCATCGACGGATCGGAGAACGGAGTCCACCAGCGCACGCTGAACAGGCTCACCACGTTCATCGACAGCTTCCGTTCGTTGAACTTCGCCGGAGACCAGCAGCTGGAGCAAACGCTCGAACGCTTCCGCCGCGACCTGCTCACCCGCAGCGCGGAGGACTACCGCAACGACAGTGCGGCGATGGGCAGCCTCACCCAAGGGCTCGCCCGCCTCCGCGAAAACGCCGTCCAGCTCGCCCGCAGCGACGCCCGCGAACTCGTCTCCCGCTTCGGACAGATGGGATCGCGCAGGCTCGCAGCGGTGAGCTGAGACTGGCACCACTACTGGCAGCCCGGTGGAAGTTTGATCTTCCGCCGGGTTGCCTCTACTTTCGATCCAACCCCAACATGGAGACCACACCCCATGCCCTACATCCGCAAAACATCCCGCAAACCCGGACGCCACTTCGTCACCCTGGACCGCCTCACAGAGGCCAACTGGCAGGTGACCGTGGAAATGGACAAGCTCGGTCTCTGGTGCGACGAACTCTATGAGATCGACGTATGGCTCGTGCCCGTTTCCTTCTGCTGCTACGGCTGGTTCCAACCGGAGGGCGACATCTACATCCCGGCTGTGACCGGAGCCAACCTATCCGATTTCATCACCAGCCATCACACACGCCTTACCGACGTCCTGCGCCACGAGTGGTCGCATGCGCTGGCCGACCGCCGGCCGGAGCTGGTCGATAGCAAACGCTTCGTCCGCACTTTCGGCGGCGACTACGATTCGCGCCACCCCGTCCGGGATCACGACCCGGATCACCACCTGACGCCCTATGCCGCCACAAGCCCTTGCGAGGACTTTGCGGAAACCTTCCACTACTACATCCGGCACAAGGGAAGGCTGCCGCTGCGCCTCGCCAACAAGACTAAGATCGCCCGCAAGTGGGAGTTCATCGAGTGGATGGCGGGTAGGATTTCTAAAGCAATCTGATACTGTTCGCCCCGGCCGACAGGATCGCCCAAACTCCACATCATGAAATGCCTCACTTGGAACCTCGAATGGACGAACCCGGCCAGCCGCCGGGCAAGTTTGATCAATGAACTCATCTCCGGGATCGATCCGGACGTCATCTGCTACACGGAGGTCAACAAGGACATGGTGCCAGCAGGGCACATCATCGAGGCCGATGCCGATTATGGCTATCCAATGAAACCTGGTCGCAGAAAGGTTCTGCTCTGGAGCAAGTATCCCTGGACGCAACCCGATGCCTACGGGGATGACGAGTTGCCGAGCGGAAGGTTTGCCATGGGCGTGTGTAGAGGGATCCGCTTCGTCGGAGTCTGCATTCCTTGGCGTGATGCCCATGTGAAGACAGGGCGGCGCGACCGTGCCCCTTGGGAGGATCACATTTCCTATTGCGCAGGCCTCGGGCGCATCCTCCGGCAGCATGCCGCCGATGCGGAGCCGCTCTGCGTTTTGGGGGACTACAACCAACGAATCCCCAGGGTCAGCCAGCCGATAAATGTCGCCCAGGCTCTTGCCGAGGAGATTCCGGATGATTTTCGGATAGCTACAGCCGGTGCAACCGACCTCGAAGGCCTGAACCTCATCGACCACATCACCGTATCAGCGGGACTTGAAATCTCGGTCACCGGATTTCTGCCGAGAACCTCCGAAGACGGAACCCACCTTTCCGACCATTCGGGAGTCGTGGCAGAACTCCAAGCCCTCGACTGAGCCATCGTCCAGCGGATCAAATCCGCGAGCCTCTACGGCCTCATTTCCGAGCCCGCCCGGTCACCAACCCGGCGGGCTTTTTCGTGCCGTAGTTGCGGCATCTCCATTTCCCCAGCCAGCCCACTACACCTCCCGTCACATTACTCCGCCCCAACCAGCCTGAATTTTAAACCACCACCAATCCCACCACCAATCCCACCACCTCCAACGAAACCACCCGACCCAACCCCACTGCCAAAACACAACGACTCATCCGCACGAAGGGCGGCTCCATACCGGGGCCGCCCTTTGTGCGTTTCCAGCAAAACAACAACCAACCAAATACGAACAACCACATGTCACACTTCACCACCATCCAGACCCAGATCCGGGATCTTGAAGCCTTGCGCGACGCATCCGTCGAACTCGGCCTCCAGCTCCTGGCTGATACCCAGTGCCGGGGCTACGCCGGCATTACCCGTCCCGCACCGCACGTCATCAAGCTCAAGGGCCCGTATGACATCGCTGTCGAGCCGGACAAGGAGAACCCCGGCTGCTACGGCCTCACCACCGACTGGTGGGATGGGCACGTCGCCAAGGAAGTCGGCACCGGCTACAGCCGCCTGCTGCAATCCTACGGCGTCCACAAGACCATGCGCGAGGCCGCCACACGCGGGCTGCGCCACACCCGCAGGATCGAGGCCGACGGCACCGTCCTGCTCACCCTGGAAGGAGGTTCGCTATGAGCCGCAAGATCCTTGTCCGTGTTTCCCCAGCCGGGGAGATCAGCGTCGAGGCCGAGGGCTTCCAGGGAAAAGGCTGCGAGGCCGCCACCAAGGCGATCGAGGACGCACTCGGGAAACCCCAGGCGCGCACCCGCAAGCCGCAGTTCTGGCGACCCCAGTTCCTCCGCAACGAACAACAGCTAGGAGGCGAGGGATGAAATCCACCCTCCGCTTCAACCCCGGCGGTCACATCGACTGCCTCTACACCGAAGCGATCGATCTCCGTGCGCTCGGGCGACTTCATGTCGTCCGGGCCACGGACATCCGTTTCTGTGAAAAGACCCAACTGTGGAAAGTCCGCTGTGCCTCGTCCGGCCAGCTCCTCCACAGCGATCCCTCCCGCGAGGCATGCCTCGTCTGGGAACATGAAAACCTCGGCCCACCCAATCCGGAACCACCGAGACCCACCGGCACACTGCCAAACCTCAGACCGGTCACAGGCCGGCTCTGACAACCAAGAACCAATCCAAACTTATGAACCTCACCACCTACCTCCGCGCCGGATACCCCGGCCTCGCCATCATCAGTTCCGAGGAAGCTCGTGCCGAAGCGGAAATCGCCAACGCATGCACTTCCCTGAAACGCAAACTCCTCGCCTGGTCCTCCACGGAGGGTCTTGCCGATGTTAAGGAAGGG comes from Akkermansiaceae bacterium and encodes:
- a CDS encoding DUF1257 domain-containing protein — its product is MSHFTTIQTQIRDLEALRDASVELGLQLLADTQCRGYAGITRPAPHVIKLKGPYDIAVEPDKENPGCYGLTTDWWDGHVAKEVGTGYSRLLQSYGVHKTMREAATRGLRHTRRIEADGTVLLTLEGGSL
- a CDS encoding DUF2997 domain-containing protein, whose product is MSRKILVRVSPAGEISVEAEGFQGKGCEAATKAIEDALGKPQARTRKPQFWRPQFLRNEQQLGGEG
- a CDS encoding endonuclease/exonuclease/phosphatase family protein; translated protein: MKCLTWNLEWTNPASRRASLINELISGIDPDVICYTEVNKDMVPAGHIIEADADYGYPMKPGRRKVLLWSKYPWTQPDAYGDDELPSGRFAMGVCRGIRFVGVCIPWRDAHVKTGRRDRAPWEDHISYCAGLGRILRQHAADAEPLCVLGDYNQRIPRVSQPINVAQALAEEIPDDFRIATAGATDLEGLNLIDHITVSAGLEISVTGFLPRTSEDGTHLSDHSGVVAELQALD